The Tenebrio molitor chromosome 5, icTenMoli1.1, whole genome shotgun sequence genome has a segment encoding these proteins:
- the LOC138130897 gene encoding ribosome biogenesis protein WDR12 homolog, protein MDLGESQLQVRLLTKQESIAIPDVPFAVPSIIEHNSLNELVNQLIKENKSDFLKPKELDFLVFGELLRLPLIEHLKEHNISSETTIDIEYIERTPSPEPQESLLHDDWVSGIQTADKWILTGCYDYSINLWTTHGKHVTSSKEHTNIVKQVAWIKSGDPSQGFVSVSHDLTALLWEWEPGTNTVKPCVVLKGHEKGIDSVGISPNSQKIATGGWDTNLKIWSASFENDEEEPVLKKVRGPKNIITRTPLYTLKGHKESITSIDWVDNQTVCTVSMDHTIKFWDAELCGVKSDIVGQKAFLGSSWSSLSNTLLACSADRHIRLYDPRTSEGSVVKITFTSHSLWVSSVKWSKYDEYLFVSGSYDSCVKLWDTRSPRAPLYNLEGHQGQVLVVDWSNNKYLVSGGCDNSVHIFKNKHVF, encoded by the exons ATGGATTTGGGCGAATCTCAGTTACAAGTTCGTCTGTTAACAAAACAAGAAAG catTGCAATACCAGATGTGCCATTTGCAGTACCAAGTATTATTGAACACAATTCATTAAATGAATTAGTCAATCAGTTAATAAAGGAAaataaatctgattttctgaaaCCAAAGGAATTAGATTTTCTGGTATTTGGTGAATTATTAAGACTTCCACTTATTGAACATTTGAAAGAGCATAATATTTCAAGTGAAACTACTATTGACATTGAATATATTGAAAGAACTCCTTCACCAGAACCACAAGAATCACTTTTACATGATGACTGGGTATCAGGTATTCAGACTGCAGATAAATG GATTTTAACTGGTTGTTATGattattcaataaatttatgGACTACACATGGTAAACATGTTACATCATCAAAAGAACATACAAATATTGTGAAGCAAGTAGCTTGGATTAAATCAGGAGACCCTTCTCAAGGTTTTGTAAGTGTTTCACATGACCTTACTGCATTGTTGTGGGAATGGGAGCCTGGAACAAATACAGTGAAACCATGTGTAGTCTTGAAAGGTCATGAGAAAGGCATAGATAGTGTGGGGATTAGTCCTAATTCccaaaaaattgcaacagGGGGTTGGGAcactaatttgaaaatttggtcagcATCTTTTGAAAATGATGAGGAAGAACCTGTTCTTAAGAAAGTGAGGGGacctaaaaatattattacaagAACACCTTTATATACACTAAAAGGACATAAGGAAAGTATTACTTCCATTGACTGGGTTGATAATCAAACAGTCTGTACAGTTTCAATGGATcatacaataaaattttgggaTGCTGAGCTATGTGGTGTTAAAAGTGATATTGTAGGACAAAAAGCATTTTTAGGTTCATCTTGGTCTTCATTATCAAATACATTATTAGCATGTTCAGCAGATAGACACATTCGTTTATATGATCCAAGAACTTCTGAAGGTTCAGTTGTTAAAATCACTTTTACTTCACATAGTTTATGGGTTAGTAGTGTTAAATGGTCTAAATATGATGAATACCTTTTTGTATCTGGAAGTTATGATTCCTGTGTAAAGCTTTGGGATACAAGAAGTCCAAGAGCCCCTCTCTATAACTTGGAGGGACATCAAGGGCAAGTTTTAGTTGTAGATTGGtctaataataaatatctTGTATCTGGAGGATGTGACAACAGTGTGCATATCTTCAAGAATAAACATGTATTTTAA